A genomic region of Thunnus albacares chromosome 2, fThuAlb1.1, whole genome shotgun sequence contains the following coding sequences:
- the LOC122970403 gene encoding progonadoliberin-1-like, protein MHRRMAMQTLALWLLLLGSVVPQVCCQHWSYGLSPGGKRELDSLSDTLDNVVEGFPHVDTPCSVLGCVEESPFAKIYRMKGFLGSVTNRENEHKNYKK, encoded by the exons ATGCACAGAAG aaTGGCTATGCAAACCCTGGCACTGTGGTTGCTGCTTCTGGGCTCAGTGGTGCCACAGGTCTGCTGTCAGCACTGGTCATATGGACTGAGCCCAGGAGGGAAAAGGGAACTGGACAGCCTTTCAGACACACTGGACAAT GTAGTTGAGGGGTTTCCACATGTGGACACACCTTGCAGTGTTTTGGGTTGTGTTGAGGAATCGCCTTTCGCCAAAATCTACAGAATGAAAGGATTTCTT ggCAGTGTGACCAACAGGGAGAATGAacacaaaaattataaaaaatga